One stretch of Portunus trituberculatus isolate SZX2019 chromosome 23, ASM1759143v1, whole genome shotgun sequence DNA includes these proteins:
- the LOC123507710 gene encoding beta-1,3-galactosyltransferase 5-like: MFLGSRSSPKRMAAAVVATLIVGTMLTLLLTINPRPLIQTRQARHTQNFSPSVIPDVFSVHPVFNEIEEVKHDDEYAKIPGWPYGLRINEPDTCKDQDVYLLNTITSNPTQIYHRDLIRKMWRSEAISRRLKIRTVFIIAAVPSAVTQRHLQEESDKYGDIVQFDFLETRRNLTVKSLAALHWFRAYCSNATWVLKCDVDAFINFWALLDVLRFAEGSNDAVCARSKTRSVCRDAHQMGCMAHYVVEPWEYAAAVYPPYCQGYAYVLHRDLVDRMLQVDRNRTSPPLFLEDVYVTGLLPRDLDARWFDVRRRSMVVPEYIRPDYYNGTFLFVHDLDGQIGQGATSYVWQKALQHYRETD; this comes from the exons TGGGTAGCCGATCGAGTCCCAAGCggatggcggcggcggtggtggcgaccCTGATTGTGGGGACTATGCTGACACTCCTGCTGACCATCAACCCGCGGCCGCTGATACAGACCCGCCAGGCACGCCACACGCAGAACTTCAGCCCTTCCGTCATCCCCGACGTGTTCTCCGTCCACCCTGTTTTCAATGAAATAGAGGAAGTGAAACATGATGACGAATATGCTAAAATCCCTGGCTGGCCCTACGGTTTACGAATAAATGAACCGGATACGTGCAAGGACCAGGACGTTTATCTCCTGAACACCATCACGTCCAATCCCACCCAAATCTACCACCGAGACCTGATCCGGAAAATGTGGAGAAGCGAGGCTATTTCAAGGAGGCTGAAGATCCGAACGGTATTCATCATCGCCGCTGTGCCCTCGGCGGTGACGCAGCGCCACCTGCAAGAGGAGAGCGACAAGTACGGGGACATCGTGCAGTTTGACTTTCTAGAGACGAGAAGGAATCTGACGGTGAAGTCCTTGGCGGCGCTGCACTGGTTCCGCGCCTACTGCAGCAACGCCACCTGGGTGCTGAAGTGTGACGTAGACGCTTTCATCAACTTCTGGGCACTGCTGGACGTGCTGAGGTTTGCTGAGGGCAGCAATGACGCAGTGTGTGCCCGCTCCAAGACGCGCTCTGTCTGCCGCGACGCTCACCAGATGGGGTGCATGGCACATTACGTGGTAGAGCCTTGGGAGTACGCAGCCGCCGTGTACCCGCCCTACTGCCAAGGGTACGCTTACGTGCTGCACCGCGACCTGGTGGACCGCATGCTGCAGGTGGACCGAAACAGAACCTCGCCGCCGCTGTTCCTGGAGGACGTGTACGTGACGGGACTTCTGCCGCGGGACCTGGACGCGCGGTGGTTTGACGTGAG GCGCCGCAGTATGGTCGTCCCTGAGTACATTCGACCGGACTACTACAACGGCACCTTCCTTTTCGTGCACGACCTGGACGGCCAGATCGGGCAGGGCGCCACCAGCTATGTGTGGCAGAAGGCCCTACAGCACTACAGggagactgactga
- the LOC123507711 gene encoding LOW QUALITY PROTEIN: mucin-5AC-like (The sequence of the model RefSeq protein was modified relative to this genomic sequence to represent the inferred CDS: inserted 1 base in 1 codon; deleted 2 bases in 1 codon): MGLLNTSLLLVTLFLALPAGSQANTQYVFNFENDLEGWSSSRDSWRWGDKSSLQGNTIPSDYYKGFAVMDKKFTSGELYSPYFTVPQGGNFTMKFYLRSEYHLSNTFKVYTKTKYNTVKQFLDLKDYSMPTTNSWNTVQKELPAEYEDIMFEIFCYNGDKAPAGQPLWGCAIDKINFEIYGDVPTAVPTTPPPTTAEPTTEAPTTAPPTTPAPTTPEPTTPEPTTSFPTTPEPTTAEPTTPEPSTAFPTTAFPTTVEPTTAFPTTAFPTTPEPTTAFPTTAKPTTAFPTTAFPTTAEPTTAFPTTAFPTTAEPTTAFPTAFPTTAEPTTAFPTTAFPTTAFPTTAFPTTAEPTTAFSTTAEPTTAFPTTAEPTTAFPTTAFPTTEFPTTAEPTTAEPTTAFPTTAFPTTTEPTTAEPTTAFPTTAFPTTAFPTTAFPTTAPSSTAPPTTVFPTTAFPTTAPPTTAYPTTAEPTTAPPTTAFPTTAFPTTANPTTAEPTTAPPTTPPPTTAPPTTAEPTTANPTTEEPTTAPQPHHPNNCTSHHSRTHHSIPNHSKPYHSKPHHSRTHHSTPYHTTPTTAPPTTAEPTTANPTTEEPTTAPPTTPPPTTAPPTTAEPTTAFPTTANPTTANPTTAEPTTAPPTTPPPTTAPPTTAEPTTAFPTTANPTTAEPTTAPPTTAPPTTAPPTTAAPGGPITFSFESGMEGWSLVHMNEGAFRRVHFEDATHRVGPPPDGPHVLQLFADNVQAGTVVAKSPRLRAIKDEMMIVIRFWMDGSQAFPAQLKLRRQFSYDNFEDAPVVNLDAFGDQINTIWFKYTKYKKLEEGETFYLFMEASLGGDVKNSVAVSSIQLDGVQVIEENESTLFDFEGGLTGWTAGMKDGGIWELTTWDKLDPSLNVPKPVVGEKFLIASRSSIYSGTITLESPSWXVSQGTSQLLEFQFYLRGTVTYPVVLRIRKKTPDGTYDALPFIDLRKYGNVDYQQWMRIEHEVEIPVNPEDTQYQLVLEVDLGTHLDNVVALDDIQVTQIRRR, encoded by the exons ATGGGTCTCCTCAACACTTCGCTCCTGCTCGTCACCCTCTTCCTGGCCCTGCCCGCTGGGTCGCAAGCTAACACACAATACGTTTTTAACTTCGAAAATGACCTTGAAGGATGGAGTTCTTCACGTGATTCATGGAGGTGGGGAGATAAGTCAAGTCTGCAGGGCAACACTATTCCAAGTGACTACTATAAAGGCTTCGCCGTGATGGACAAGAAATTTACAAGTGGTGAGCTCTACTCGCCATACTTCACCGTTCCTCAAGGCGGCAACTTCACCATGAAATTCTATCTCCGCTCAGAATACCATTTGTCCAACACCTTCAAGGTGTACACCAAAACTAAATACAACACAGTCAAGCAATTCCTTGACCTTAAGGATTACTCCATGCCCACCACCAACAGTTGGAACACCGTGCAGAAAGAACTTCCAGCTGAATATGAAGACATCATG TTTGAGATATTTTGTTACAACGGCGACAAAGCCCCCGCCGGGCAGCCTCTCTGGGGCTGCGCTATTGACAAGATCAACTTCGAGATCTACGGTGACGTCCCCACAGCAgtccccaccacaccaccgccaacCACAGCAGAACCCACAACAGAGGctcccaccacagcaccaccaaccACACCAGCCCCTACGACACCAGAACCCACCACACCAGAACCCACCACATCATTCCCCACCACACCAGAACCCACAACAGCAGAACCTACAACACCAGAACCCTCCACAGCATTCCCCACCACAGCATTCCCAACCACAGTAGAACCCACCACAGCATTCCCCACCACAGCATTCCCAACCACACCAGAACCCACCACAGCATTCCCCACCACAGCAAAACCCACCACAGCATTCCCCACTACAGCATTCCCAACCACAGCAGAACCCACCACAGCATTCCCCACCACAGCATTCCCAACCACAGCAGAACCCACCACAGCATTCCCA ACAGCATTCCCAACCACAGCAGAACCCACCACAGCATTCCCAACTACAGCATTCCCCACCACAGCATTCCCAACCACAGCATTCCCCACCACAGCAGAACCCACCACAGCATTCTCAACTACAGCAGAACCCACCACAGCATTCCCAACCACAGCAGAACCCACCACAGCATTCCCAACTACAGCATTTCCCACCACAGAATTCCCAACCACAGCAGAACCCACCACAGCAGAACCCACCACAGCATTCCCAACCACAGCATTCCCCACCACAACAGAACCCACCACAGCAGAACCCACCACAGCGTTCCCAACCACAGCATTCCCCACCACAGCATTCCCAACTACAGCATTTCCCACCACAGCACCTTCCAGCACAGCACCTCCCACCACAGTATTCCCAACTACAGCATTCCCCACCACAGCACCTCCCACCACAGCATACCCAACCACAGCAGAACCCACGACAGCACCTCCCACAACAGCATTCCCCACAACAGCATTCCCAACCACAGCAAACCCCACCACAGCAGAACCCACCACAGCACCCCCTACCACACCACCCCCAACCACTGCACCTCCCACCACAGCAGAACCCACCACAGCAAACCCCACCACAGAAGAACCCACCACAGCACCCCAACCACACCACCCCAACAACTGCACCTCCCACCACAGCAGAACCCACCACAGCATTCCCAACCACAGCAAACCCTACCACAGCAAACCCCACCACAGCAGAACCCACCACAGCACCCCCTACCACACCACCCCAACCACTGCACCTCCCACCACAGCAGAACCCACCACAGCAAACCCCACCACAGAAGAACCCACCACAGCACCCCCAACCACACCACCCCCAACCACTGCACCTCCCACCACAGCAGAACCCACCACAGCATTCCCAACCACAGCAAACCCTACCACAGCAAACCCCACCACAGCAGAACCCACCACAGCACCCCCTACCACACCACCCCCAACCACTGCACCTCCCACCACAGCAGAACCCACCACAGCATTCCCAACCACAGCAAACCCCACCACAGCAGAACCCACCACAGCACCCCCAACCACTGCACCTCCCACCACAGCACCTCCCACCACAGCAGCCCCCGGTGGACCCATAACCTTCAGCTTCGAGTCTGGGATGGAGGGTTGGTCACTGGTACACATGAACGAGGGCGCCTTCAGGAGGGTGCACTTCGAGGACGCTACACACAGGGTCGGTCCTCCCCCAGACGGTCCACACGTGCTGCAGTTGTTTGCCGACAATGTGCAGGCAG GCACGGTGGTAGCGAAGAGTCCTCGGCTGCGGGCTATCAAGGATGAAATGATGATCGTGATAAGATTCTGGATGGACGGATCGCAAGCCTTCCCCGCACAGCTCAAACTCCGCCGCCAGTTCAGCTATGa CAACTTCGAAGACGCGCCTGTTGTAAACCTCGATGCCTTCGGAGACCAGATCAACACTATATGGTTCAAGTACACCAAATATAAGAAGCTGGAAGAGGGCGAGACCTTCTACCTCTTCATGG AGGCTTCTCTCGGAGGTGACGTAAAGAACTCCGTGGCTGTTAGCAGCATTCAGTTGGACGGCGTTCAGGTCATCGAGGAGAACGAGTCGACGCTCTTCGACTTCGAGGGTGGACTGACAG gatgGACAGCAGGGATGAAGGATGGAGGTATCTGGGAGCTGACCACGTGGGATAAGCTGGATCCTTCCCTCAATGTTCCCAAGCCAGTAGTGGGAGAGAAGTTCCTGATCGCATCACGCTCCAGCATCTACTCTG gcacgATCACCTTGGAGTCCCCATCAT AAGTGAGCCAAGGCACCAGTCAGCTTCTGGAGTTCCAATTCTACCTGCGCGGTACCGTCACCTACCCAGTGGTGCTCCG CATTCGTAAGAAGACCCCAGACGGCACCTACGACGCCCTTCCATTCATCGACCTGAGGAAGTACGGCAACGTGGACTACCAGCAGTGGATGAGAATTGAGCACGAGGTTGAGATTCCAGTTAACCCAGAAGACACCCAGTACCAg CTCGTGTTGGAGGTGGACTTGGGGACTCACTTGGACAACGTGGTGGCCCTAGACGACATTCAAGTGACCCAGATAAGACGCAGATAA